From Ignavibacterium sp.:
AATTTTTCATAAGCGATGTCAGAGATACCTTTTTGGCATTCAGTAAATTTTCAGCATCAGGATTTTTTTTATTCGAATAATAAATTATTCTGCAACCAAACGCATAAGCTCTTTTAGCAACAGCAAATCCAATGCGACCCATTCCAATAATTCCAAAAGTTTTACCTTTAAGTTCATATCCAAGTAATAGCTTTGGACGCCATCCTTTAAACTTCCGCTGTCTTACCATTTTTTCACCTTCATTTAATCTTCGTGCACAGGCAAGCACTAAAGTCATCGCTAAATCTGCTGTTGAATCGGTAAGGACATCAGGAGTGTTAGTTACAATTATATTTTTTCTTCTTGCGTATTCAATATCAATATTATTAAAGCCGACAGCATAGTTTGCAATAATTTTACATCGCTTCATTTGATCAATTACATCTTTGTCAATTTTATCTGTAAGTAATGAAATAACTGCATCAGCATCTTTTACATTTTTAATTAACTCCTGTCGACTAATAAGTTTTTCTTTCGAATAAACTTTTACATCAAATCCTTTTTTTCGGATTAATTCTATTCCAATCTCAGGAATCAGGTATGTAATAAAAACTTTTTTCTTATCCATATAATAAAGTTACAATGAATAATGCTGCAATAATGCCAGCAACATCTGCAATCAATCCAACAGGAAGAGCGTATCTTGTGTTTTTAACATTTACTGCTCCGAAATAAACAGCAAGTACATAAAAAGTTGTCTCTGTACTTCCGAAGAATGTGGAAACCAAAATCCCGATAAATGAATCCGGACCATGAACTTTCATAATCTCAGCCATTATTCCAAGTGAACCACTTCCGGATAAAGGACGCATCAAAGCCATCGGCAATGCTTCCGCAGGCATTCCAAGAGGATCAGTAATGATTTTGAGAATTGGTACAAGCCAATTGTTCATTGCACCACCAGCCCGGAAAATTGCAATTGCAACCAACATTGCAACTAAATAAGGAATTATTCTTACTGCAATATTGAATCCTTCTTTAGCGCCTTCTACAAATTGTTCATAAACTTTTACTTTTTTGTAAGCTCCAAAACCAATGAACGCTACTATGATTACGGGAATTGCAATTACGGATATAACTTCAATCGTTTTTTTGAATATACTAAATGATGTATCATTAAATATGAATGATAAGAATTTGAACGCGCCAACCGAAGAAATTGCTACCAAAGAAATAATAACTAATAACACTAACAAGATTTTTTTCAGATTCTTTTTTATCGTCTCAAGGAATTTTTCTTTTCCCGCAGAAATAAGATGAAACAATTTTGCTGTGGTTAAGCCGGTAAGTGTGGCACAGAAAGCAGCAAACATAGTTGTACCGATAATAATTGTTGGATCAGAGCTACTTGCAGCTGCACGAACAGCTATTGCTGTTGCCGGAATGAGAGTTAATCCTGCCGTGTTTATTGCAAGAAAAGTTATCATCGAATTAGTTGCAGTTCCTTTGTTTGGATTAAGAGTATCAAGTTCTTCCATAGCTTTCAAACCAAACGGAGTTGCTGCATTACCTAATCCTAACATATTAGCAGAGATATTCATCACCATTGAACCAATTGCAGGATGATCAGGTGGAATTTCAGGAAATATTCTTTTCGTAACAGGTTTAATGAAGTTTGCAATGATTTTTATTAATCCTGCATCTTCAGCAACTTTCATTACACCAAGCCACATTGCCATTAAACCAATTAGTCCAAGAGCAATTTCAACAGCTGTGCCTGCAATTTTTATTGCTTCGTTAGTTACTTTTTTCAGAAATACAAAACTGACTGACTGAAGAGTAATTTTTGCAGAATACTTTGCGCTATCAATCGGAGAAGTGAGATGAACTTTGCCAATTAAATCATCGTCTTTTCCTGAAGCAGCAGCAATTTCCCTCCAGATATCAGGAAAAGAATTATCAATTTTGATAAATGACTGATAAATATCTTTCTGATTTGTTTTGGTAAGCTTTACCGGAATGGTTAAATCATTTTCAATTGATTGTCCGTAAAATTCTGAAAAAGTTTTTTTGCTGATTAAAATTTTTGTATCAAAGGAATTTTGATTTCGAAACTCGGATGCAAATGAAACAATACATTCAAGCTGTTCATCATTGCGGAATTTATTTGATGAGATGTCAGAAACATCAAGATAAACTGCCGAAGCAAATCCCAGCAGA
This genomic window contains:
- a CDS encoding D-glycerate dehydrogenase is translated as MDKKKVFITYLIPEIGIELIRKKGFDVKVYSKEKLISRQELIKNVKDADAVISLLTDKIDKDVIDQMKRCKIIANYAVGFNNIDIEYARRKNIIVTNTPDVLTDSTADLAMTLVLACARRLNEGEKMVRQRKFKGWRPKLLLGYELKGKTFGIIGMGRIGFAVAKRAYAFGCRIIYYSNKKNPDAENLLNAKKVSLTSLMKNSDIISLHVPLTNKTKNLINSEMLDLMKRNAIFINTARGEVVDEKYLIEILRERKIFSAGFDVYENEPDINPELLKLDNVVLLPHIGSATHEARNAMSELAAKNVIAVLSGKNPLTPVN
- a CDS encoding spore maturation protein; the encoded protein is MLNYVWLALILLGFASAVYLDVSDISSNKFRNDEQLECIVSFASEFRNQNSFDTKILISKKTFSEFYGQSIENDLTIPVKLTKTNQKDIYQSFIKIDNSFPDIWREIAAASGKDDDLIGKVHLTSPIDSAKYSAKITLQSVSFVFLKKVTNEAIKIAGTAVEIALGLIGLMAMWLGVMKVAEDAGLIKIIANFIKPVTKRIFPEIPPDHPAIGSMVMNISANMLGLGNAATPFGLKAMEELDTLNPNKGTATNSMITFLAINTAGLTLIPATAIAVRAAASSSDPTIIIGTTMFAAFCATLTGLTTAKLFHLISAGKEKFLETIKKNLKKILLVLLVIISLVAISSVGAFKFLSFIFNDTSFSIFKKTIEVISVIAIPVIIVAFIGFGAYKKVKVYEQFVEGAKEGFNIAVRIIPYLVAMLVAIAIFRAGGAMNNWLVPILKIITDPLGMPAEALPMALMRPLSGSGSLGIMAEIMKVHGPDSFIGILVSTFFGSTETTFYVLAVYFGAVNVKNTRYALPVGLIADVAGIIAALFIVTLLYG